The Watersipora subatra chromosome 1, tzWatSuba1.1, whole genome shotgun sequence genome has a window encoding:
- the LOC137404000 gene encoding solute carrier organic anion transporter family member 3A1-like: MAEGSIADLSITNSTARIVDLAPSEDSHFGSCRLGCVQSIKVFTCALSILACVNGAIAAAYLPAVITTIEERFQLDSSMSGLIVSSYEIGATISVILVSYLGHNGHIPLILGWGTVIIAVGSATFSIPHFVTESYSEQLIKDGIHKDGNVTKLCYANSSMETESSECISRTGSQNVPYIAIFIIAQILIGIGSSPILTIGLSYIDNIVKKKTSVQYIAFVYAASIVGAVLGFGVGSGMLVVYIDSFTGYLPKQFDITPGDKDRWVGAWWAGFVLFAILLCIIAPWMCMFPKTMKVGKSTGGSTSSLDDIDVPPSADITSGKLSEMPKSLLLLLKNPVYMLINLGSICEMMIVTGYLTFAAKYLETQFYISKTDASLYIGGVGVPAAVCGIVVLGYIMKKFKMGEMGAIKCILLLNLVGNCGFGVSFFLGCDNIPIAGVTTPYHRNDTIIQQLPINLTASCNAACTCEDNMDNPVCHTQTGITYVNLCYAGCQSSQERQCSCVAEYLDSNFSTDVTKDSCRSDCKNFPFYMVILFIISFAMAGTKTPIAVITLRHVSDELKSFGLGIQVMIIRLLALLPAPILYGAIIDSSCIWWKTECGVKQNCLVYSNDVFIFRFQGLSLAFHLLGSVIFFIAWLLMRRNFKSDDSHEPGCTEEVSKVTRL, translated from the exons ATGGCTGAGGGTAGCATAGCCGACCTTAGCATAACCAACAGCACTGCAAGAATTGTTGATCTCGCTCCCTCCGAGGACAGTCATTTTGGCAGCTGCCGTCTAGGCTGTGTTCAGAGTATTAAAGTTTTCACATGCGCTTTGTCCATTCTTGCGTGCGTTAATGGCGCTATCGCGGCAGCATACTTGCCTGCTGTTATCACCACTATAGAAGAGCGATTCCAGTTAGACAGCTCAATGTCTGGACTCATAGTTAGTTCATATGAGATTGGAGCTACCATCTCCGTAATTCTCGTAAGCTACCTCGGACATAATGGCCATATTCCATTGATTCTCGGATGGGGCACAGTTATCATTGCCGTGGGCTCCGCTACATTTAGCATCCCACATTTTGTGACCgaatcttattcagaacaactGATAAAGGATGGTATTCACAAGGATGGCAATGTTACAAAACTTTGTTATGCAAATTCTTCGATGGAGACAGAATCTAGCGAATGCATTTCAAGGACGGGTTCACAAAATGTGCCATATATCGCCATATTTATTATCGCTCAGATCCTTATCGGCATCGGTAGCTCTCCGATTCTTACCATTGGCTTGTCATATATTGATAACATCGTAAAGAAAAAGACTTCTGTTCAATACATCG CATTTGTTTACGCTGCATCCATAGTTGGAGCTGTCCTCGGGTTTGGTGTGGGCTCTGGTATGCTCGTGGTGTATATTGACAGCTTCACCGGATACCTTCCAAAGCAGTTTGATATCACACCCGGCGATAAAGACAG GTGGGTTGGGGCATGGTGGGCGGGCTTTGTGCTCTTTGCCATCTTGCTCTGCATAATAGCTCCATGGATGTGCATGTTTCCCAAAACAATGAAAGTTGGGAAGTCTACAGGTGGCTCCACCAGCAGCCTTGATGATATAGATGTCCCACCTTCCGCAGATATCACATCCGGCAAGCTATCAG AGATGCCAAAGTCATTGCTGCTGTTGCTGAAGAACCCTGTCTACATGCTCATAAACTTGGGCTCAATCTGTGAAATGATGATAGTAACTGGCTACCTAACCTTCGCTGCCAAGTATCTTGAAACTCAGTTCTATATAAGCAAGACAGATGCTAGTCTTTACATAG GTGGGGTCGGCGTGCCTGCGGCTGTCTGTGGCATTGTGGTACTCGGCTATATTATGAAGAAATTCAAAATGGGTGAGATGG GTGCAATCAAATGTATTCTTCTACTGAATCTCGTTGGCAACTGTGGCTTCGGAGTGTCTTTTTTTCTTGGATGCGATAACATACCGATAGCAGGTGTGACGACTCCTTACCACAG GAATGATACTATTATACAACAATTACCAATAAACCTCACAGCCAGCTGTAATGCTGCTTGCACCTGCGAGGATAACATGGATAATCCTGTGTGCCATACTCAGACAGGAATAACATATGTAAACCTCTGCTATGCGGGCTGTCAGTCTAGTCAAGAA CGGCAATGCTCCTGCGTCGCCGAGTACCTTGACAGCAATTTCAGCACAGATGTCACAAAGGACTCTTGTCGGAGTGATTGTAAAAACTTCCCATTTTACATGGTCATTCTCTTCATTATTAGCTTTGCAATGGCTGGTACAAAGACCCCTATAGCCGTCATCACTCTACG GCATGTCAGTGATGAGCTCAAATCTTTCGGACTTGGCATCCAAGTCATGATTATTCGTCTTCTTG CCCTGTTACCCGCTCCAATCCTCTATGGAGCTATAATTGATTCCAGCTGCATCTGGTGGAAGACAGAATGCGGTGTAAAGCAGAATTGTTTAGTTTATAGCAATGAcgtttttatatttagattcCAAG GTTTATCTCTGGCATTTCATCTGCTCGGGTCTGTCATATTCTTTATTGCCTGGCTTCTCATGAGAAGAAATTTTAAATCA GATGATAGTCACGAGCCCGGATGTACTGAGGAAGTGTCAAAGGTTACACGTCTATAG